The genomic DNA TGTAGTATCATAGAGGTCCAGCACTTTCTATTTgtatagctatgtctgtgttTTTCTGGGCAAGAGATCTCAATGTGGCAGCCATCAATGGCACCTACAGCTCCAGGAAATCCCTTGTTGAAAAAACCTTGCTCACTTGATCTTAAATGTTCATCAGGCTTTGGCCATGTAATGAATTTATGCTTAATTGCTGTCAAGAACATGCAGAATTTGTGTACACATTTAAAAACAGTTGACTTGGCAACACCAAATAAGATTCCACCAACTCTCATTGAATCAGGGTTTGCCAAGTACCACAATGCAATGAGGATAGCAGTCCCCATTCTGACAATCTCAGTTCCAGATTGTGGAAAAGTAAATTCACCCTCCTCAGCATTCACTGCTGCTTTTTCCCTAGGGTAGAAAAGTTCCATTAGGTCTTCTTTTGATCTCATCACCTTTAACAGAGCATTGTATGTTTGTCTTTCAAGCctgaaattttctttgaatgtttTATCTGACATTTGGTTGACAACACTGACAAAGTCATCAACTTTTGTGTGAGCTTCATTCAAACATTCTACAGCTATTTCTGCTGCAGCTACAATATCTGCTAGAGAATGAACTCTGATATCTTCAAAAACTTCACTTGGAACAGGGCTGTTAAGAAGGTTGAACATTTCATAGACTATATGCAAAGGTAGAACTTCTTGGTCTTCCATAGGGCCTGCAAGAAAGCAacaatattatctttttttaagccAATGTAATATATGCTGAAAGGGAGGTCATTCTCAAATTTATATAGGCTAATATATATGATATACACTAGAATTACAGCCATCATTATGATGGAAACCttataacaaagaaatgaattgtttaaaactgtaatttttaGTTAAGAGCTATTTGTAGATTTGTGAGTCTCAGATTTTCAACAAGAGTCAAATATTGCTTTCAAGAACTCCTAGGTAGCAGATTCCATGATTTACAGAAGTTGGCAACAATGCAACGAAAGTAACGAAAATTCATTATAAAGATGGAACATAGTTACTAGCACCACAAAAGGGGGAGAGTGAGATCTGAGAGGAACTAGAATTCTGGTGACAATAAACCTCCTATCACATGATATGTAAAACCATGCAGTATTTCCTACAGAGTTGATTAGATAGCCCAATCATATGTATCTGCAtgcagattaaaaaataatcctaatttttttagtttgaaaagcAGATAGATCAAATAATTCTCTCACAGCATTGACTTCATTATCTGCAGCTATAAGTACTAAAATCTGATGTAGAATAGAGAATTGTTTCAAAGATGTCTTGTTTTCCACATTGGTAGTCTTTTTCTCTTGCACAAATTGATGTGCCAAACTGTGCAGTTTCTTGAAAATGCAGTGTTTTATCCATCATGTAATGGCACCGTGCAAGTTTCCTGCATTCATCATTGCCATATATTGCCAATGACATGTAGAAGTTTGTAATTATCATTTGATTTGAGTGAATAGGCAGGCAAGGAAAAGTTTACCATCTCTGGAGCCTTGAGACTATAAATTATAAGCATTCAATGGAAAAGACAGAAACTTGCATTGCTTTTTAGGTTACCTATGCTATGTTGTTGGCAAACCATGGAAAAATGCAGAATTGCCCCCTAGACCCCAGAAGGAGGCTTTAAAGTTGCTTAGGTCATACTACATAATATTGTTTGTTCTGAAccatcacatttttttttctagaattttataCCTTCCATGGAGACTTGTGACTCCTTTTTACCATTAACATTCTTGTGTGGGCTCATTATGCTTGCTAGATAAATAATAGCCAAAAGTACACCTATGATGGAAATGAATATTTAGATAGTGTTGAGCTAAAAATCATATAGTATGTTTATTTCCTAGCTACTGCACTATTCACCTCCAGTACTAATTAGGGGCATACTTCCAGAAGGGTTGAATAATGCAATAGTCCAGTTAAGAACAAACATGTTCCTAGAGACAGAGTTTGAACAGCAAATATAGTGGTAGGTTTCAATCTGGTATAACTCATTAGTTCTCATTATTTGACAGATATGATTAGATATTTTCATAGGTGAATACATGACTgtccatattattgacttaccaataaagtgaacatacctcCTGATgacttttttatgctctttatgaatataataattgcttatattgcaaatctaaatttaagcactttttgacctaatctAACCCAACCTAAAATAACCTTAATATAAATAAtcttggcactgagaaaatttaGTATTATTCTGTTGAAAATAACCAAGAAAACAGTGCTGAAAAAAAGTAGcattattttgtcagaaaacaaccaataactcatattttaattgaaaattcatcatttttaaaagCTTGAAAAGTGCTTAAATGTGAATTATGCAATAGAAGGAAGTTGcaaaaaaaggtattgagtGGTAtcttcactttattggtaagccaatAATATGGACAGTCATATATTTACCTCTTCATCTGTTGTCCACAACACAGAAGAACTTATTTCTCACAGTGCATTATTTAGTCTGTTGAGTTATAAATGTGCAGATTTGATGCCCAATAGAGGTAGCATATGGAATA from Artemia franciscana unplaced genomic scaffold, ASM3288406v1 PGA_scaffold_171, whole genome shotgun sequence includes the following:
- the LOC136041367 gene encoding uncharacterized protein LOC136041367; translation: MEDQEVLPLHIVYEMFNLLNSPVPSEVFEDIRVHSLADIVAAAEIAVECLNEAHTKVDDFVSVVNQMSDKTFKENFRLERQTYNALLKVMRSKEDLMELFYPREKAAVNAEEGEFTFPQSGTEIVRMGTAILIALWYLANPDSMRVGGILFGVAKSTVFKCVHKFCMFLTAIKHKFITWPKPDEHLRSSEQGFFNKGFPGAVGAIDGCHIEISCPEKHRHSYTNRKCWTSMILQAVVSSDKLFIDVFVGYPGSVHDARVFRNSGLYEDTSSNPISRFPNRELYILGDSAYPLLPWLITPYRDSGRLTQQQKHFNYRHSAARIAVEHAFGLLKGCWRVLQHLDVSLEFMPYVIMACCVLHNLCLMDGDLVEEWQFSEDTTPLTVNTDGYCNDTFSRTNIRFAEQKRASLMENL